A single window of Rubripirellula lacrimiformis DNA harbors:
- a CDS encoding class I SAM-dependent methyltransferase, whose translation MADAEAVNRRASLFSRIKSVFLTWLDHPTSVASVCPSSRVLTQKIADRSAVRDASLVIDLGPATGETSVALLERMGPDAKLLAIEKMEEFIQPLNEIDDKRLIVQHGDAACLRDLMERHGLGRADVIVSGVPFSTIDKPIGQRIVDGIHDQLKDGGLFIAYQFRDDVVPLATPLFGEPDVDRVHLNVPPLTIYTWTKS comes from the coding sequence ATGGCCGATGCTGAAGCTGTGAATCGCCGGGCCAGTCTGTTTTCCCGGATCAAGTCGGTTTTCTTGACATGGTTGGATCACCCCACATCCGTCGCGTCGGTGTGCCCAAGTTCCCGGGTGTTGACGCAAAAAATCGCTGATCGTTCTGCGGTGCGTGACGCATCACTTGTGATCGATCTGGGGCCCGCAACGGGCGAAACGTCGGTAGCCCTATTGGAACGAATGGGGCCGGACGCCAAGTTGTTGGCGATCGAAAAAATGGAAGAGTTCATTCAGCCGCTGAACGAAATCGACGACAAACGTTTGATCGTGCAGCACGGCGATGCCGCCTGTCTGCGCGACCTGATGGAACGGCATGGACTGGGACGCGCCGACGTGATCGTTTCGGGGGTCCCGTTTTCCACAATCGACAAACCGATTGGGCAACGAATCGTTGACGGAATCCATGATCAGCTGAAGGACGGCGGGTTGTTCATCGCCTATCAATTTCGAGACGATGTGGTCCCGTTGGCCACACCGCTATTTGGCGAACCCGATGTGGACCGAGTCCATTTGAACGTGCCGCCACTGACGATTTACACCTGGACAAAGTCGTAG
- a CDS encoding response regulator → MMTLRSLVADDVRHNRTLAVHWLKELGHETFEAADGGEAWHIAKDKPLDLIVTDIEMPGRSGLDFLQQLRGHEISTIADVPVVVMSSLQDALLEKLALGFGATIVVRKPLSKLDFQKAVQRAMASPPSEGVSPEANSDHPSDDPGVGPISPTLRRIADRARRGL, encoded by the coding sequence ATGATGACGCTACGAAGTCTTGTGGCTGACGATGTGCGACATAACCGAACGCTCGCGGTCCACTGGCTGAAAGAGCTAGGGCACGAAACTTTCGAAGCGGCCGATGGAGGCGAAGCGTGGCACATCGCCAAGGACAAACCGTTGGACCTGATCGTTACCGACATTGAAATGCCGGGACGAAGCGGTCTCGATTTCCTGCAGCAGTTACGCGGTCACGAGATCAGCACAATCGCGGATGTCCCCGTCGTCGTGATGAGCAGTCTGCAGGACGCGCTGTTAGAAAAACTAGCGCTTGGTTTTGGGGCCACGATCGTCGTCCGCAAGCCTCTCTCGAAGCTTGACTTTCAGAAAGCCGTCCAGCGGGCCATGGCATCGCCCCCTAGCGAAGGCGTTTCGCCGGAAGCCAACTCGGACCACCCTTCGGACGATCCCGGTGTAGGTCCAATCTCGCCGACGCTGCGGCGGATCGCGGATCGTGCGCGTCGCGGCTTGTAA